The following DNA comes from Castanea sativa cultivar Marrone di Chiusa Pesio chromosome 10, ASM4071231v1.
CGGGACGAGTGAGCCCGCAAGCAGTAAAGGGTccaatgagtttattgggccttcaaagaataaataaatagaaaagccCGAAGAGGCCCAGTAGCCTTGGGTCAAGCAAACTTCACAGCAGGCATAACAGAATGTTGTGGTAGGGAGCAAATAACCAGGCTGAGAATAAAGCACGGAACAACCCACAATCAGGCAAGGCCCAGACCCCTAAAGAAGCAAGCCATAAATGAGAAGTCAGAGAAAGCAGCCCACGCCATAAGAAGTCAAAGATGAACGGCAAACTGAGCAGATAGACCTTCAGACCGCGGCAGACACATGAGCAGCGGGTAGAATTTGAACGAGCATGGAGGCAAGGCACCCGCAAGGCCCAGGCATCACCAGCTTGTATCCAGCCAATACCGGAAGTGGTGAGGTCATGagtcagaggtaagagggcatggtctggcggtggggagggagaaaaactcattttcgtgTTTCTTGCTTAAGCTCTTTTGGAGGCAACGTCCTActaggatgacataccacccaaaataggcaaagctgagttggaaccactaggagTATGCCATGAgggacaaagagaaagagagtattTACACCGTGGCAGGTAAGAATGCCACGGCAAGCAAGCAAATAAAAGAGCCTTCTTTGTCTGGTGAGGTGGAGTGGCGCGGCCAGTGTAAGCAAGTGGCGCTGGCTAGATGACTGGCCAGTTAGTAATGGTCGACAAAGACACCCGCACCAGACAAAAatggttaagggctaaaatggtaaaagccgAGTACGGCTGGTATTATATAAGGAGCCTTTATTGTGCAcagcggggggggggggggggagagcaACCTTTGGGTGGATAAtcgcaaaaattaaaaaaagacagTAAGAGTAAAAATCaagggaaaagagagaagaaaacaaagaaaatagagcggtaggcatgcaccgaatgggtcgatctccctcttcctctccAACCCATGTTCTTTGGTAATGGATAAGGACCTCACTGAACAGAAGTCATTCAGGTCCACCCcttcaaagcagttaatttctccTTTCGAGAGGTTAATTGCGTTGAAGAGGTGAttccccttcttgacttagacttGGCAACGTAGCTTATGCGGTAGACTgatatttgtttcttttaataagcttaTTTTTGTTCATTCAATACCTAcccttttgttattatttcatAAAACAGGCATTCCTTATCAAAGCCCATTACTCACTTCTGTCTGAATCATAAAGGAATTTTcattattgtctttattgtaTCTGTCTGCGTAGTTAATGTAACAGTTCTGCCTGCCATGGGCACGTGATCAAAGCCTGATTAACAGGGGCATCGTTTGCGCACAAGCTGGACCAAGGAAGGTTGCTCTTGGATCAGTCTTAGCTCTCTAATCCAAAATTCTTTGGGCCTAGTGTAGTAGCAGGCGGCCCAGCCtgacatttgcaaaaaaaaaaggcccacacaagATTTAGGTCCAATCTTGAGTAaggttcaaaacttcaaattcaCTCTCTTAATTCAACATCGTTGTAagtataaattattattattttatttaaggttGTAAACGAATTGAGTTTTGTTCGTTGtaagtaaaaataattattattctaTTTGAGGTTGTAAATAAGTTGAGTTTTGTTGAACAATGAAATGTTGGAGTTTAGCTTGACAATAAAAGTAAATTGTTCACACTTGGCTCAAGCTCAAATAAAGCctatagaaaatatttgaacTCAAACTCgtcaaaatttctaaaaacttGAGCTCAACTTGGCTTGACTTAATTCATTAGTCAAGTTGAGCTCAAGCTCGTACCAGACTTTTGATCCTGATATTAAACACAAATACATTATCAACCACATATCAAGTCCAATTGCTTTAGATGAGGGGTCCCAACTCTTATTTACATAATGTCTTAATAAGATATGAGAATATTTGTCATGCTCAAACAAGCTTATTACCAAGCCTTTAATGCTCAAATTgttttttatgtcttttttattatcaagtCATAATAGTCACGAGTATGTtcatgaaccttttttttttttttttggctcaggTTGTGCTTGCTTGTTAAATAAGCCTGAAACTAAGACTCcaacttttcttatttataaacaatcaAATGTGAATAAGCTTTTTATTGAGCCAAACTTGAGATGTTTATGAacggcttggttcatttacaatcatatttattttttgtttttctttttttgcttgaacTTATAGCCTTAATTCTAATATTTAGGTTAGTTTAGGGCTTAGTGTACTACactattattttaatgattCACTATAAACATATAATACTTAATGAATTCGGTTGTGCACGTGAGCCATCAAATTATCCCAATTAATAACATTTTAACTACTAAGAGTCTTGTCTCAACCAGCTGACGTCTTGTTTTCCAAGGAAGACATCCGTGATTCAAATTCCCACTCCCCCAAATGCACAATTAATAGTCATAAGTAAGGGAACAATGTAGGAAGAAAAATATGGAAAGACTTCCCTTAATATTTTTGTCAATACACTCACCTCCCTTCTAATTTGGAATAAAACACCCCATCTCTACCAAAATGCAAACTATTTACACTAACTTCCCATAAATGATTGGGGGggaaaaaaactttaaaaaaatccttaaaaaaggGATTTAATAAATCCTGAATTTCATATTAGAGATGATGTGGATATCTAagtcaatggaaaaaaaaatcatgattttttcaataatttcttttagaaattagtgtaaatagtttatattttaagGAAAGTGagtgattattttaaaataaagaggaTGCATGTGAGTGTGAATAATAAAGGGTAAGGTTTTGGTCTAGTGTCCAGATGCATTGGAGCCGttgatataaattataataacatATTTCTACTTTTAAACACGTGTCACCATCAAAATAGGTCTAGTGCAATGAACCTAAGACTCgtctaataataaaaacctCAAAGAAGTTGACTGTAACTTTCCCTCtataaatttttactatttataggttttacacttttactcAAACAAACAAAGGTAATGAATAGATGAACCTATACTTTCAAAATTCACTCGCATGATAGCCAACAAGGAAACAGTATAGAAAGAGATTTGTGGAAAGAGTTTGATCACGTAAGGGGTGACTTCATCGAGCAAGATAAAGGCAAAAACTTGCCGTGAATAATgcacaatattatatatatatatatatatatatatatatatataaatatatatatatatatatgggttcgGTTAAgcaatctatttttgaaaacattttctcggaaattgaaaaaactatcaatacattttcaattttcgagaaaatatttttaaaaatgattagTTATTGTGTGTCCTAAGAGCACACAATAAcaaattcctatatatatatatatatatatatatatatatatatatatatatatatatatatataaaagacatGATATGTCATTTGCCTGTGAAAGAACACAAcctagctaatttttttttccccgatTTTTAAGcgactaaaatataaaatgatgaGAGGATGAAAGTTACAAGGCGATAGTCttaaaccttatatatatatatatatatataagacatGATATGTCGTATGCATGTGAAAGAACACAACctagctaattttttttccccgaTTTTTAAgcaactaaaatataaaatgatgaGAGGATAAAAGTTACAAGGCGTAGTCTTAAACCTTACCTTGAAGGAGATACTTTTGTTTAACCTAACATCAATTCTACTTACTTCTTATTGATGTGACATCTGAGACCTAGTCCACTTGactaaaaagttttttaactttttctttttcaatacaAGTGAACCAAAGAAATAAGTGAATGAAACATTGAAACTAGCTCATATAAAAAGGAAGCATTACTTCTAAATCTATCTATGAAAGAGACTAAAAGGTTCAAAGGATTCTCTCAAATACTATGTGTGGTTGAACCAGCTTACAAGGAATGCATCACCTGATTTGCAAGTGATTAAAAGGTGAAAAGAAGAATGGTGGTCTACACTCTTGACCGGTGTACCCCATGAAGTATATATCCTCAGCTGGCCAACActagaaaaagaatatataataatgattaAGCATATATATCAGCTGGTTTCTGGCCAAcacaagaaaaagaatatataataatgaCCAAGCATATATATCAGCTGGTTTTTCACTCTTTCGATTATGATTGGACAATAAATTTCGTTGATCATTCtggaaatcattaaagaacagaATCGGGATCATATGCCCCTTATAATTGATTATAATATGCATTATAATTCATAAAGGtataaacttttaatttaaagaTACAAACTTTATACGGgatttacataaaatatttttatacacaTCGAGTCAATACTATGATCAAAGAGACTATTTCTATTGATGACCAAGTTGATATTGATATGACAATATAAAACCCCTTATAATGTAGAGGTAAAAAACATACACGTAATTTTAGAATGTCGTATTCAGTCTACAGGATCTTGAAAGTTGAAAGGTAATTGAATAATAATCTTTACCTCCaatgttcatttttttatatatttttttggaggCTGGTTACTGGCAAAGATATAAACAATTtatagttttgaattttactttggAGTCTAAATTAAGTCCAGTGCACTATAACCAGTCAGATTGTAACACGTATCCAAAAATAAACATATGTCACAATTTTAATGGGTTCAGTGCCACTGAACACTGGACCTAAATTGTTCCATTTTCATAGTGCTTACAAACTCCTTAAATAGTGCATTTTTAAAGTAGAACCACATACATGTgggaaatgaaaagaaagagatatgTTTAGAGGTTTTAAtgatttttaggttttgtttggttgaaataatggaaaattttgggaggataaaaaagttgaaagataaaaaaaatttagttttctattatgtgtgtttggttcaatgatagaaaaatataatgatggaaaataaatataaaatttatttgtttgatacTTTGATTGGGAAGAAAACTAGAGGATGCAAAAGATAACTCGTCTAAATTTACTATATTgcttataaaaactttttttttaatgagcaTATAAGACGtaattaattcatttgacaatcaaataatttattatctaATTGCATGTATATAATACTACTTTAAAAACCATctaagaatattttttaaatagtcaaattaacacacaaaaaaagctaaaaaaaagagaagaatgtTATCCTCGATCaacccattgaaaaaaaaagaaaaaaaagagagagatggcATTAGGATTTCATACCAGCTGGATTTATGAGAATAAACCACTTGGGTCATGTTCAACAGATGGCAGTCATAGCATTTTACGCGtgaaaaaacaacaacaacaagaattCGATCAAATGGGTTTTAGATGAAACCCAAGCATCTTCTTCATTTGGTACTCGATCGGCACGACACAATTCTAAGCCGAAATTGTTTGTGTTATCTGCACTGGTAAGAAGGGTGTAATTGGTAGCTTTGAGAAGCCCTCTCATGGCCAACGTTAAACCCCAATCCTTTTGCACAATCAAGATTGAGTGCTCGATGTAACACCAACCTGTCTATGACTCTCTCTGTAAGTGAAGTTTAtgaaaacttgattttttttttaaattttttttgtgtgtgtaatttGTATTTGGTTGTGAAGGACTGAACGGAAAATCACCCATCccattttccttcctttttaattttctttccttttaccAAACTGTAAAAACTCCTATTTTCCCCTTCATTTCCCTTCTCCCTTTtcccttctcttcttttcaTCCAACCAAATATAGGCTTAAATGCTTAATGTCTTGGTCCATGTCATATTAAGCAATTAATGTTACCTAAGCATTCTATTAGACAAGTAGGATAACAAATTAATGGAAGTGGACATAAGGACATAAATTAGAATGATTTCAATAATCaacaaaagagaagaagtttttaatagtttatggatgaaaaccaaatttcatgttttttttagaaaaaaaaaaaaaacttcatgtaaacttcaagccaaaaaaaaaaaaattgcttattatttaatttattgcaTAGAtatactttattattattattatggataTTTAGTTAAAGAAATCCCACAAAATATTCGATACAACAAAATAAAGATGGCATAAGTTTTCCAGTCTTATATGACTGGTCTTGCTCCATGCAAGTTTTCCTCACCATGAAAAAGTGAAAGGACATAGACAGGATTTACTTgcctcattatatatatatatatatatatatatatatatagagagagagagagagagagagagagagagagacctcaTTTTTGTCGAAGCTAACTAATTAGTGTGCATTTGCCTAGTATTTGCCTAGTAATTAAGTTacgttttgcgtttttttttgggtctcatgGCATTGTTTATAGATTAATAAACTTATGAAAAACGTAGTAATCACTCACTGCTACAATatattgtgttttaaaaattattttattacagtgtttttaacaataaattttcagttttcagccaAAAGATAATATTCAAAAATAAGCTTAAAGGATCGAAAAATAGTTCCAACCTCCCTCACTTCCATTTTGCACGGGTTTTCTCTACTTCAAAGAGTCAAGGACGAGACAAGACCCTCTTGATCATGCTCAAACCTGTCTAGTGACCACCTAAATTACGTTTGGTTGGATGAGAGAGGATAAATATGGTTGATTTGGAGTAAAATAATTTCCATGAAGCCCAACTTTTGAGGGGAATGGAGAGAAATATTTGATGACTTTTGACAATATACTgaaattaccaatataccccTCATAAGTCAAAAGTGttttaaacataaattttttttttcaaggaacaCAAACGTGAAAACTCAACAGaagaaaattcatatttttcttatctCCTATTTCTCTTTCCTTCCTATATTCAAGCACaccaaatgaatattttttttttcctcttttcctttctcttttctttgctTAACAACCAGAACATGGTGTTAAACACAATTGAAAGCTcactacaaaataaaatgaattttactaacatataatcaattttttttttttaaattatcaagaataaaaaaactattaaacttttttgacaatttttttaattcctaacaaaaaattttctaaagtgAATTCCTAAAACATTCATTAACcaaatccaaataaaatataaggtaAGAACATCATGTTTGTCATAACTAGAAACTACCAGAGGCTGTACACACCTGGCCTGAACCGGATCTTGATTTCTTAAATCATCACTTTCTAGAACTATTTAGAACAGGTCCCTCCTCTTCTCTTCGAGGTGGTATATTGTGTatccggcatatatgccgggtacacaATATCATTTTCGCTTCTCTTCACATGTATAACCTCATTTGATGTTGACTATTTATTCCCTAGAAGAGAAAGGCTTGAAATCAATCTATGGGGTGGGTGAAACTTTCGGAATGTAGACAAACAAATGGACTAGGATCCGGTACGGGGTGCAAATCACAATTTCTACTCAcaaatttcttttacttttcactttttaaatttttactttttactttttaaaatttttttcttaacttttttaaatcaatagttgagattgaaaattgcaaaaaaataacttttgatctaaactattcaaaaaaactacaactttcaatctcaaccattcaaAAGAAGTACGTTCACAAACCATTACCAACCCAGCTGAGCCAGCCTGATAGGTCCCcttgttaccaaaaaaaaagggtccaGATTTTTTTTCGCTGAAAAAAAGGGTGCAGATTTTACGGCAAAGCATGAAAGATGCTACGTAGCCTGTAACCTATAAAGCTTCGGCAATTATCTTGTACCATATGATCAGCAAAATATACAGAAAGCAACAGAGAATCACAGAACAAAATAATAgtagtttttttataattggcATATAAAAATAAGGGTAATGTAACAAAtgcttttaagaaaataattaactattttttaaagaaatttttgataatacttttaaaaaaacaaaaaaaaattatcaaaatattaattatagtTGGTATTAGCCCGGTAGAAAGATTGGGTTAAAAAATTTTTTaagctaaaaataaatttaaaatgtaacatatttattttaatagcTGATGTGGCACCtatttttaaggttttgttcaaaaataaattatatgggGTAATTTGAAccattagtttttaaataaaatatagagattaaaaaaaattttacttggtAAAGCGATCAAAATCcttatttttaagattttgctcaaaaaaaaatgatatgatataatctgaactattaaattttaaatgaaagttcaagattaaaaaagtagaatactttaaaaaaatttaaaaatctggATCCTTAAGCTAAGGTCATCTATTaccatttttctaaaaatatttatatgataGCTTACGCACAAGGTAGATTACGTTAAGAACTACCGCGTTACCTGCGCGTATGTTTGTTACTCCATTATAAAAAGGAGTCTCAACTCTAAGAGTCCTACCTATTTCCTTATTTCTAACCAATCATCCATGTCCCAACTCTAAAACAACCAGTCAACTAACcccagatctctctctctctctctctcttttcttctctgatctaaacaggttttttttttttttaaaagtgagtTTATACTGctagagaaagaagaaattatTTCGGTGTACGGTTCGAATTGACAATCTGGCGGAGTTCGGTTTCAAAAGGTACTATACTTTCTAACCTACACGtacgttttttgtttttgtttttcttgtttttacaTATGTTTCTTTCCTCCTTTATTAATAACCCACATGGAGTATGTTGTGCAAGATTCAATATTGTTTGGAGTTGGACCAACGTGTATGCAAAGGATTCAGTTTTGTGTCAAATCGTTTTTACTCAAAATGAGTTTCCATTCAATCTGTttttaacacaaacaaatcacgcACTTGTTCCAAATTATTAAGAAAGGTGGTATGGAATACTGTCGGTTTTGGAATTCTCGGGTTTGATCTTTCTTGCTTACTTGATAAGGATCATATATTTTGGTTTGATCTGAATTTGGAATTTTCGTAATATGGGGTTCGCATGTTTGACACGGGGCATAATGAAAGTTTCTAATATGATGTTTGGTATTTTTTTGGTATGTAAAATAGGAGAGTTTTTGAAGAAACATTATTGTTTGGTGAGGCTTCTGGAGAGAAGCTGATTCGAGTTCAACTCTGGCCGACACTCTAAACATATCTTCTGGAGCaaacaatgatattttcttttccaatttcgGTTTGTTTTTGGGCTGGACTTTGTCATTAGTTTCACGCCTTCCCATTGATTACGGCTAACTTTTGAGTCGATAAGAAGAAGAGATTTCCAATGTGATCTCCGTTTATTGAGAACCTTTCTGCTATAGTTCAATTATTATTCACTAGAGATGTGAGCAGCGACTgcataaagaagaagaacaagaagaagaagtgcaTACTTTGGTTTTCTTGAGGATTGTGAGCAAACCCATCTTCTAAAATGGCAAAACTCAATTGCTTTGCCTTACTTGttggaaagaagaagaaagataaggTAAGAATCAGTTGAAttgtgaaatatatatttacGATTTTATTATTTGGGACTTATGTACCTTGTGATTTTCTAACTTCATTATGTTTGCTGTGTTTACTTCAGGGGAATAAGGAATCTTTGGGAAATGATGAACACAAGGGCCAGAAAATCCTGCAAGTCAAGATTGAACACCCTGTGAACTCGTCCAAGAGTGAAGAGTTAGCTTTGACGACTTTCACCGTTGAGGTACCTTATAGCATCCCAAATAACTCTCAGTGCAGCGTCAAGGTTATGAGCCATAAGAGTCCTGTTGGGGATGAAGCAGTAGAGGTAGCTTATGAAGGGGAAGATGAACATGAAGAGAACTCCTCAATGAAGAAGAACTACTCTGACTTTGATCTCTCAGCTCAAGAGGATCTTTCTGGTGATAAAGACTCAGGTTTGGGAAATGCAAATGTGGATTTCTCCTATCCAAGTGATGCTTTGGTGAAAGAACAATTTGATGACAAAGATAGTGAAAAGGGTGTTGATATGATTCAAACCGGACATATTAGTGATCCCGGAGTTGGGAAGGCTGAGTTCTGGAGTTCCCCAAAGCTTAAGCGTTCATGCTCCAATGTGGAAACAAGGGATATGCTTAGGAAGACAGCTGATCTCTATCTGCCTCCTTCCAAATCACAGTCTTTTGAACAGTTGCAGGAATTATCTGAAAAAGTGAGGCAGAATATTGACCCTGGCAGCCCCAAGTCTGTAATGACCCACGGCAGTGCAGACCAGGTGATGTTGAAGAAGCATTCTTCAAGCCAAGTTCTACCTTCCAGAAGTAGAAGATTGTGGTGGAAATTGTTCCTCTGGAGCCATAGAAACTTGCACAATGCATGGGCCTTGCAATCACACTCACTTCCGACTAGAGCTGTGTTGAATCCACAAGGTGGTTATTCTTCAGATACACTTGAACCAAACCAAACTATGGAATTGGGCAAGATGGCATCACCTGGATCATTTACTGGAGAGTCCTTGAACAAaggaaacaacaacaacaataatggTAACAAAAGCTGGAATGCTTTTCAGAATGGAACTTCTGGTTTGTGGCCCCAGAACCAATGGGTTGCTTTCTCTTCCGATTCATCCCCCTTTGCAAGAGTAGATGAGTGGGTAAAAGGTCTCGAAACGCAATATCCACTTCCAGTGATTGATAACTATGAAAATGATGAGGGCATTACCTTCCCCCCTTCTCCTGAGACTGGTAGATCACCAGCAAGAAGTCCAACTCGGTTGACCCGGCAGCATGATATCAATTTTACAGAGGAGATTTTGCATGCCAACAGTGTCATAGAGTCTCTGAATTCCTCCTCAACAGTAGCTCACATCTCGGGTATTGGCTTAAAAGCTATCCCCATCATTTCAAGCTTCTTAAGTCTTCGATCTGTCAACTTGTCAAATAACTTCATAGGTAATGATCCTagcataaataaaatattcattggTTACACTTGTCTTTAAGTCCTAATTGAGCTGATTGgttatttttcttcctcaaatTGCAGTCCAAATTACTCCAGGATCTCTCCCAAAAGGCCTTCACACACTCAATTTGTCAAGAAACAAAATCAACACCGTTGAAGGACTCAGAGAACTAACGCGATTGCGGGTGATTGATATCAGTTACAACCGCATTTCTAGAATTGGACATGGTACTTATCCTAATTGTGCCTGTTACTTTGGATATGAAGTTTAGATAGCTTAGTTGGTTTCTCTCTTAATTcatataaatctaaatttttgcTCTCAATTGTAATAGGGTTGTCCAACTGTACACTAATAAAGGAGCTGTATGTTGCTGGGAACAAGATTAGTGATGTTGAAGGACTACATAGGCTATTGAAGTTAACAGTCCTGGACCTGAGCTtcaacaaaataacaacaacgAAAGCACTGGGCCAGCTTGTAGCCAACTACCACACTCTGCAGGCTCTTAATCTGTTAGGGAATCCAATCCAGAGCAATATCAGTGATGACCAGCTTCGCAAAGCAGTTTGTGATCTTCTTCCAAAGCTAGCGTACCTGAACAAACAGTCAATTAAACCTCAGCGGGCAAGGGAGCTACTGACAGATAGTGTTGCCAAAGCAGCACTTGGGAACAGGAGCTCTCGTAAAAAATCAGGGAAGAGAGTGAGCCAGTCCAAATCATCTTCTGCCTCTGGGCATAAGAGCAGCGCAAATGTTGTGCAGAAAAGCAAGAACAGGTCAAAAAGCATAGCTCATCGGCAAATGTCCCTAATGAAAGCACCAGGTGCAGAGGCTTCTACATCCCATTAGATTGTGTCCCATTCTTCCGAAATCTATTCCCATAtttcagtttttctttcttgtgtttCATTCTCCTGGAATACAGTTTGCAGGCTAGGCATCTTTTGTCTTTGGTTGTTTGATGAGAGTTTcataaaaatgcaaatgcaatgtAATTGTAATGCAGTGTTGAGGTCTTTACGTTTTGGTTTGTTCTGATTCATCATGAGCATCCAATTTAGACAAAGTATTATGTTTCACATTAAATTGGATAGTTGTGAACTAGCATATGCAGTCTCGTCCATGTTAATTtgacttaataaaaatttgctgGGAACTCAAAGTAACTAATGATTCTAGTAGAGCATGAAAATTCTGGTTCTACTATAAGCCACTTATGAATTTGACCAGGACATGATATGAGAGCGTAAACCATATTGGACTAAAAGTCACAGAGAATTTATAACCTGAAGAAATGATATTTttacttcaattcttttctatcataataataatatatcattcATTTCAATGTGAACCCAGTCATAGATTCCTCCCTTATTGTAATGAATCCAAAAAGAGAGCAGTTTGCAAGCACCATATTTTAGCTAGCCTCtgattgagaaaagaaaacttgtACGAGGATAAAAACAAacttcaaaaaagaagaaaaagacatgAAGTAAGGAGAAACAAGTCTATGAACAGCCAAATAGTAAAAGGTTAACTCCAAAACATAAGCCGATAGGTTTATGGAAAAAACATAAGCCAATAGGATTTTGTTGCAAAACATGTTAAGTACTTTCTTTGGCAAAAATGAAAGTCACCAGAAATACCAATCAAGAGAAATTAAGGAGTGACCTCACAACCCATACCTTCTACATCAGATGTCCAAAGCAATGGAGAATTAAATTAATATCCTAGCTTGTGCACTGCTGCTACACGATTTATCTGCATAAAAGACCAGTCTACATATGATCCTTCAAGCAAGATAAATGATTTAAAGAGTTGCATTACTTTCCAAGCAGTAGGTACTACCATGAAGTTTGTAGATCAACACTTTATAAGGTGAAATAAGCACAAGGAAAGAGCAATAGACCAGTCCCCAAGAATCAGctcttttcagtttttttttttttagaagaaaaaaaaaatctgtttacATAGAGGAGAAAATATGACAGGAAATTTTACATGGTTTGGCAATATGCGTAGTCCATAGGAGATTATAATTTTGGAGATTACAACAATAGCTTCAAGGCACTCTCACAAAGCCAAACCCCAAATTCACCCTTGGTTCTCTTTCAAATACATAAAGAACACTCTATTGTATTTAGACAAGAATTGCAAAACACTTTAGCTTCCTATCTCTGGTGTGCACACACAGAAGAAGCTATCTCACTTAGTTGCTCACACCTATCTCTCTTGCTC
Coding sequences within:
- the LOC142613237 gene encoding uncharacterized protein LOC142613237, with translation MAKLNCFALLVGKKKKDKGNKESLGNDEHKGQKILQVKIEHPVNSSKSEELALTTFTVEVPYSIPNNSQCSVKVMSHKSPVGDEAVEVAYEGEDEHEENSSMKKNYSDFDLSAQEDLSGDKDSGLGNANVDFSYPSDALVKEQFDDKDSEKGVDMIQTGHISDPGVGKAEFWSSPKLKRSCSNVETRDMLRKTADLYLPPSKSQSFEQLQELSEKVRQNIDPGSPKSVMTHGSADQVMLKKHSSSQVLPSRSRRLWWKLFLWSHRNLHNAWALQSHSLPTRAVLNPQGGYSSDTLEPNQTMELGKMASPGSFTGESLNKGNNNNNNGNKSWNAFQNGTSGLWPQNQWVAFSSDSSPFARVDEWVKGLETQYPLPVIDNYENDEGITFPPSPETGRSPARSPTRLTRQHDINFTEEILHANSVIESLNSSSTVAHISGIGLKAIPIISSFLSLRSVNLSNNFIVQITPGSLPKGLHTLNLSRNKINTVEGLRELTRLRVIDISYNRISRIGHGLSNCTLIKELYVAGNKISDVEGLHRLLKLTVLDLSFNKITTTKALGQLVANYHTLQALNLLGNPIQSNISDDQLRKAVCDLLPKLAYLNKQSIKPQRARELLTDSVAKAALGNRSSRKKSGKRVSQSKSSSASGHKSSANVVQKSKNRSKSIAHRQMSLMKAPGAEASTSH